The sequence below is a genomic window from Oscillospiraceae bacterium.
ACAGATCAAGCTGCCGTCCCGCATGTTGATTGGGATAAGCAGTTTTTCTCCCTTTTTGGCAGACACGGAGCCTTTCCGGAGAATCATGGCGTCCGTATCAATGTAGTTATGGATAGTGGTGAAAATATCCACCGCAGTAAGGCCCATACCTTCCAGGATGACGTCCACCATAGCTTTCCGATTGAGCACCGCAAACTGCTGCGTCAACTTCATATCGTGGATGTAGTCGTCGAACAGCTTGCCCTCCACATAGGCGAGGTCTTTTGGAATATCCAGTTCATGCTCCTTCTTCAGAGCCGTGATAGTTTTCTGGATTTCCTGAAACCGCCCCTCGGCTTTGAGCTTTGCAATGGTCTCCTGAATCTGATGCTTGGCCCCACCCCAAAGTGCCCGGCGTCCCTCATTCTGATAGTAATCGGCCACTTCTGTTCCAAGGTGCCGGCTCCCGGAGTGAACGACTAGGAATAGCCGTCCGTCCCCGGCTTGGTCCACCTCAATAAAGTGGTTGCCGCCACCCAAAGAGCCAATGCTGTGAACCGCTCTGTCAAGGTTGACTTGGTCGGCGCATCGAAGCTGAGTTAAGTCAATTTCTGAATTGAGGGAATGGGGAATATCACGGATTTCCCGGCCGAAGGGGATCTTCTCCCGGATCAGCGCGTCCAGCTTAGCAAAGTTGATTTCACGCTCGGCCAGTTCCACCGTCTCCATGCCACAACCAATGTCCACGCCTACCATACCGGGAACGATTTTGTCCTGGATAGTCATGGTGGTGCCGATGGTACAGCCCTTTCCGGCGTGCACATCGGGCATAATGCGGATTTTACAGCCCGAAAACTCGGGCCGGTCACATACTGCCTGAATCTGCTCCCGAGCCGCTCCTTCCAGCTCATTGGTGTAGCAGACAGCAATGTTGTATTGCCCTTGAATGGTTATCACGGTTTTTCTCCTTTCCTGCGAGATTTCGTCTATTCCATGATTTCAATAGACTGGATATCAGTTTCATTGAGTCCAGTCCATTCCCCAGGTTTTGGGCAGTTATAGACATTGATACCAGAAACCCCTTCCGGCTCGTTGTCCTCTGGGAAAATGTAATCCTCGACAACGCCGGTCAGAACTTCATTGTCTGTGGTGACGATTCGTACTTGTTTCCCTTCGAGTGAGCGTTCAAGTTTCATCGTCATTCTCCTTTCTAATTGGGTAAATATGAGTGCCCGTTTTTGAATAGATGATCATGGCTCTGTCACTTCTGGTCTCATTGCCATCGACATCCACATAAGTACCAATGTCTTCTTTGGCGGTAATTCGTTCGCGATGCGACCATTTCCCATCCTTGCAGATTGGAGTTCCAGTTCCGGAGTATTCGTCGACCAGCTGCTGTGCAAAGTCAATATCTCCATCAAGATAACTTCTTCCGGGCTCGTGATCACTTTTTGAATGCCGTTTCTGCTTATCTTTATTAACGGTTTGCGAAACCTCTCCGGCAGCAATAGAATCTGTCACTATTGTACCAGACTTCTTGCTTTTATCAAGCGGATAAGGCGGCCCGTTGCGGACACCCCACTTTTGGCCTTTGACGCCATGGTGAGCCAGAACGTTGAATCCAAGTCGGCCACGAAGATCCCAGAGAATATCTTCCACGGTCGACCGGGTTTTGGGATGGAGCTTGATGTAGGCCTGATGATCTTCGTACCAGGAGAATATCTCGCTCAGGTCGCCTTTCTCCCAGCTGAAGGCCCACCAGTCGCAAATCATCTCGATGATGTAATTATAAGGCATCTCCAGTAAGACTTCGCCTTCACCGGGGTCATCATTGATCAGAACCCAGTGTTGCCAATGGTGGGGATTGCGGTGAATATGCAGCAGCCAAGCATACTGGAACGCTTGGACAACTGCATAGGAGCGATTCCCGCCGTAGAAGTATGCATCATAGGCCTCGTACTCGTCCGGATTCGACTTAGAAGCATCGTGTTCAAACTCAGTTTGCCAAGCACTATCCGGTTGCCCTTCAAATAGCCAGGGCATGTTGGTGCGCAGCCAATCATAGCCTCTTTTTACATTGGCCTTATGTCGCTGCAAATATAAATCATATTCTTGACTCATATGGGCACCTCAATTCTTGATGCCGAGCTTCATCTTGGCCTGCTTGAGCGTGAGCCCGACAAAACTCTCCGGCTGAAGATTGATGGGCATCTTAGAACGGGAAACGGCTCCTCCATAATCCAGAACTCCTTGCGTTCCGTCATCATAGAGAAGCCGCAGCCGGTCGCCCAAAATATCTTGCCGAACCATCTTAATTCTCTTTTGTGCCATACTGTCCTCCTCAAATCATACTTGCTAGCTCCCAGTTTTGTGCAAACGCCTTGGTAGAGGAGTAGGGGCAAGACTTCACAGCAAAGAGGTTGACTTTCCACTCTACCCACAGGAATTTCCCCTTGATAAAGATGCGGGTCTCATAAACTTCACCATTTTTCAACCCCATGGAGCCATCTTCTCCCACAAATCTCAGTTTCATCGCACATCACCTCAGTCATTCTTATCCTCATAATTGACGGGCTTATGAGAATTCAGGTTCATCGGATGCTCCAAGCACTCATTGCACGGAGGTTCATTCTCCTCCAGCTTTTCATGCTTGCAGGTCTTGCAATATTTGCCGAAGTAGACAAGTAGGTCGTTATCTCTGATAGGCATGGTAACACCTCTCAAATATCATTGGCGCTGCGATGCTGGCTGTGTTCGGAATCAAAGCCATCGGGATAACGTGCCTTGAGCTTATCCACATTCATCTGGAAAATGGTCTCCAGGTCATAGCCAATGGCATCGGCACTGACAGCCAGATACCAGGCGATGTCGCCGAGCTCCTTGGCCATGTGCTCCTGATCGAACTCGTGGCCCTGGAAGAGCACCTTTTTCATAATATCAATGGCTTCCCCGGCTTCGCCATTCAGCCCCATAAGACCTTCAAGCACTCGGATATAGGGGACGGGGTCGGTAGCGATGCGTGACTCTGTGCGTAATGCGAGGGACTGGTATTCATTGATTGTCATGGTGCCATGCTCCTTTTTACATGTGGTTGGTATGTTCTCATACGGATGTTTTCTTGCAAGTTCATAAAGGATGATCCTTTGATTGATTGGCTCGACAATTTCTTCTAAAACCTGTTTTTCATATTGTGATTTCCAAAATCGTTCCCTTTTCCAAAAAGGAATCTTTCGGATCTCAGCCATTAGATCAATACAGGCCATCGCAGTGAGCATACTCCATCGTCCGTCACAGGCTCGCTCATTGCACCAGACTGTAAATTCCTTAAAGGTCAAATATCAGCCCTCCTTCTCTACAAAGCAAATGCCATCCTCGTATGGCACTTTCTCAAAACCATTTGGGAAGGCGCCGCCGTTGATAGCATGCGAAATATCAGTGGTATGTTGGCAGTCGGGGTGGTGACACCGGTCACCGCAGCGTTTGCGATCGCATAGGTAGAGTACGGCTTTGGGTTTGATCTTTGCCATAGCATGCCCCTCCTATGATTCGATGATTTTGAGGAAATCGGCCTTCGCCTTTTCCTTGATTTGCGCCCATAGTGTCTCCGAAGCCAGCTCATGCGTCCAAACCGGCCGGCCCAGAAGCTTTTCAATATATTTGTGGACCTCGTCCATGTTACACATCAAAATGCCAGTGTAGGCAGAGAGGACGACCTTTTCATGGAGCGTCATCTTTGTGTTCCTCCTTTTCTGGGCGAAGCTGTGAAATATCAATGTAGTTTGGACAGCGTAAAGCTACACCCATCTGCTTCGCAATCGTTTCATACATGAGCAGAGTTGGCTTCAGTGAGCAAACATTGATGTGGACGCAGGTCAAGCATCGTATTCCTGGAATGTCCATGCTCAGCCCTCCTTGATAACAGCGCTTACTTCCGAAACTTGATGCTCAGTCGGGCCGTATCCCTCCGTTTTGCTTTTAATCGTCAAGCATACATTGGCCCGATCCACATTGAAGTGGTCTGCGAGGGCCTGGATAATATCTTGTTCATTTAGGCGAAATAATTTTTCCATCGAATCGATCCCCCCCCCCCTTTTTTTTTCAAAATATAAAAGAAGAGAGCCCACGTTTCCGTAGGCTCTCCCCTTGGTCGAGGTTTAGAACTTCAGCTTTTCATTGATTTTGCGAATTTGTTTCTCGACCTTTTCCTGGATTTCGGTGTTCCCGGCCTTGACCGCCAGATCCAGGACCTCCTGCCAGTCTTCTAACTGGTCGAGGAGCATTCCTTTGTACTGATTGTCTGTCATGCCCATGGAATCGTCACCACCATCCAGAAGGCGAGAATTGTTGTGCTCAGCCATAGCTTAACAACCTCCTTCCATAATAGGAGCTGCGCTTTCTGCGCATGGTCGATGCGGTTTATCCGAGTTCATCATACCATGCTGCGCTGGAGAGTGTCAATTAAGTCATAACAGGGTCAAGCCCAATCTTTTGACGGTAGTCATTATAGGCGATTTTGCCACACTCCAGAGCCTCTCGCAGCGATTCCTCGTCCGGCCAAGGATAGACATTAACCGTCATGCCGCTATCAGGTGAAATATAAATTGCCACCGACCGATTGCGCTTTTCCACGGCATTGTCGATGACAGTGTGTATCTCATTCCAAAAGTTGACTAAATCTCGCCTTTCCATGAAATATCAATCCTCCTTAACGCCAGAATAGTAGATATAGGATCATAATGGAGATTTGAACTTTTAGCACGAAGACCCAAAAGTTTGCAAGTTTTTGAAGGAGCCACCAACAGCAAGGATGTCGTTTCGTCCAAGCCTGTAAATGCTCCTCTAAAATATCAAGTTTATTCTTCACCCCTAACAGTCCTCTTTTATCGGAACTACCTCAAAAGGCTTGCCCTCCTCAAAGATATGGAACGACTTTCCTTCCTGGGTCACCTTCATGAGAGCGTCCCATGTTTCGGCATCGACGTCTTCTCTTCGGATTCGGAACACAGCACGCTCAACATTTTCATGGCCGCTGTGCATTTCATAAAACTTGTCCCACTGAGTATTTAACTCCTCATGGACTCTTCGCTTTGCCTCTTCCATAATCTCATTGCTAATCGGAATATCTTTGAGGCTCGGACCGGTAATCAGCTCACTGTACGGTAGTTCTTCAATCCAGTCACAGAATGTATGCCACTCATCGAGCTTATGGTTCCGCCGGCTCTTGTAAATGTTGGCCAGAACCTCGTAATTGAGCATCACTGTCCGTTTCTGGTTGTAGGAAGAGGGGAGAAGTTGGATCATCTGCCACCAGACTTCTTTTCGCCATTCGGGATTCTGCTTAATACGCTCATCCAAATATCCTTCACGAGCAGAATTTAGATCATCGATTGTGCGTTTAAGAGAATTAAGGCCCGCCACAATTAAATGCTCGTGGCTAAAATCCTCCAGCGCAAACTCCTTCGCCGTGATCTTATGCATTGTCGAGCAAGAGTTCGCAACTGTCCCGACCTTATATGTATCGAATTCCTTCCACCAGTACAGCGGAGCCGTAATATCCACATACACGGCAATCATCCGCATGAACTTCCGGTGATCCGTCCCAGCATTCCGCAGCCGTTTCATCAGGTCGAGATCGTTAAGGCCGATATGTACGTTTGGATGGTCGGGTGTTCCGTCATCTGTTGTATACCAACTATCACTCTTCTCCCAAGAGTTCATCGGATTCCGCATCCCACGGATCGCATGTTCCCAGCCCAGGACTTCTGTATGCTCAATTTTCAGCATGTTGCGCATCCTCCTTCTTGATCCATTCGTGATCGACGCTCTCGGAATAGTAGCCGTTGGATTCCCCATACCAGCGGATTGTTACATAACCTTTGATGGTGGCAAAATGATACCATGTCCAAGTACAGGTGTCGCCGTATTCAACTTCTCCTTCATTTGTAACCTCTTCTGCCAAAAGCACAGGGTTTCCAATTAGATTGTTAATATCGCCGCCGATGTCCTCGATCCGAACGTCTTCGCAACAGTCCTGCTCATGGTACATGCGGAAAATATCCCCATTTTCCAATGTGAAGAGGATTTCTTCGCTGTCTTTCTCAGCCCCTTCGATTTTGACAATAGTTCTACCAAGCAGGGGCTCAAAAACAGACACATCAAAATTATTCACCGTTTTCTCCTTTCAAATCTCCACTTGCTCTGAGCGGATCATGGTGAGATAGTCCCAAAGATAATTGGCCGCTTTACTGGCAGTGTCGTTATCCATTTTGTGCAAATCTTGAATCAGGGACTCAATAGCATCAATCTTTTTAACCAGTTCTCCGACGGTAGTCTTCATAGTTTTTTCTCCTTTTCGGTAGCCAGCGTCATAGATTGCTTTGGCCATCTTATTGAAGTCAACAGTGACTTTGTGATCATAGCCATGGGTCAAATATGAATGCACTCCCGAGAATACAACTTCCGGAGCCACAGCCTTACAATGGATCGCTTCAGAATGGATCAAAACGTCCAGAAGCCCTCCTAATTCTCTTTCCTTTTTAGGGTCAAATACGAACTTC
It includes:
- a CDS encoding RNA-splicing ligase RtcB, encoding MITIQGQYNIAVCYTNELEGAAREQIQAVCDRPEFSGCKIRIMPDVHAGKGCTIGTTMTIQDKIVPGMVGVDIGCGMETVELAEREINFAKLDALIREKIPFGREIRDIPHSLNSEIDLTQLRCADQVNLDRAVHSIGSLGGGNHFIEVDQAGDGRLFLVVHSGSRHLGTEVADYYQNEGRRALWGGAKHQIQETIAKLKAEGRFQEIQKTITALKKEHELDIPKDLAYVEGKLFDDYIHDMKLTQQFAVLNRKAMVDVILEGMGLTAVDIFTTIHNYIDTDAMILRKGSVSAKKGEKLLIPINMRDGSLICIGTGNEEWNCSAPHGAGRLMSRRAALNTLSMEEFQNEMKGIYTTCVVPDTLDESPMAYKSIEEIVSQIGPTAIIVERIRPVYNFKASD
- a CDS encoding nucleotide pyrophosphohydrolase — its product is MTINEYQSLALRTESRIATDPVPYIRVLEGLMGLNGEAGEAIDIMKKVLFQGHEFDQEHMAKELGDIAWYLAVSADAIGYDLETIFQMNVDKLKARYPDGFDSEHSQHRSANDI